The sequence GGGGCGCCCGGGCAGGTTTCGGGCGCGCCCGGCCCCGCGCCCGGGGCGGCGGCGGACCCCGGGTTCGTGGCGGGGGCGTTGCCCGGGACCGCCGGGCAACCCGGCGGGGTCCTGGGGCCGTACGGCGTGCGGGTGGCGGCCCGGCCGGCAGGCCGCGGCCCCGGCCGCCGGCCGTCCGGCCCCGCGGCCTCCGCCGATACCGGCGCTCCCGAACCCCGGTCCGCCGGCGGCGGCGTCCCGGATCCCGCCGCGCCCCCCGTGGCCCCCGACGGTGTCCTCGTACCCGGCGGCCAGGGCGCGACGGCGCCCGGCGGCGGCGCGGGCACCCCGGGTCCGTGCAGGGCCCCGGTGCTGCCCGGCGGCGCCCGCGGTCCGCGAGGCGTACGGGCCGCTGGGGGACCGCCGCGCCCGGCCGACGGCCGGGGCTCCGGCCGGTCCGCCGCCCGAGCCGCCACGCGACGGGGCGTACGGGGCGCGGCGCGCACCGAGGCCGGCTCCGCCGGGGCCTCCGCGCCCGCCGCCCCGGGCGGGAACGGGCCGGCCCCGCTCGGGCGGTTCCTGGCGAAGGCCGCCGCCGTCACCGCCGGACTGACCGCCGCCGGGGCGGTGTTCGGGCTGGTGCGGGACCAGACCATCGCGCACCTCTTCGGAGCCGGGCACGACAGCGACGCCTTCCTGATCGCCTGGACCGTGCCCGAGATGGCCTCGACGCTGCTGATCGAGGACGCCATGGCCCTGCTGATGGTGCCCGCCTTCAGCCACGCCCTGGCCCGGCGGGCGGCCAGCCGGGCCGGGCTCACCCGCAAGGAGGCCCGGGCGCAGGACCCCGTACGGCTGCTCGTGGGGGCGACCCTGCCGCGGCTCGCCGTGCTGCTGGCCGCGGTGGCCTCCGTACTGGTCCTCGCCGCGCCCCTGGTCGTGGCCGTGCTCGCGCCGGGCCTGCCCGACCCCGCACTGGCCGTGCAGTGCACCCGGCTGACCGCGCTCACCGTGGTCTCCTTCGGCATCGCCGGATACTTCAGCGCCGCCCTCAGAGCCCACCGCTCCTTCGTGCCGCCCGCCGCGATCTACGTCTCGTACAACGTCGGGATCATCGGCACGATGGTGGCCCTGCACACCCTGTGGGGAGTACGGGCCGCGGCCGCGGGAGTGGCCGCCGGCGGCCTGCTGATGGTCCTCGTCCAACTTCCCGCGTTCATCCGGAACGTGGGCTTCGGCCCGACCCGGCCCAAGGGCGCCCCCCGCAGCCAGCGCGACCGCGACCGGCCCACCCTCATCGCCTTCGGGGTCATCGCGCCCGTCATCTTCTTCGCCGTCTTCCGGCAGTCGCAGGTGCTGGTCGAGCGGTTCCTCGCCGCCTCCCTGCCGTCCGGGGCGATCTCGCACCTCAACTACGCGCAGAAGGTCGCGCAGATGCCGATGGTGCTCTCCCTGATGATCTGCACCGTCACCTTCCCCGTGGTCGCCCAGGCCATGGCCGGCGGCGAGCGGGAGAAGGCCCGGCGCCGCGTCGAACAGGACCTCGCCCTCGCCTCCCTCGCCGTCCTGATGGGCACCGCGCTGGTCATCGGCTACGCGCCGCAGATCATCCAGGTCCTCTTCGAACGCGGCGCCTTCACCCATCAGGACACCCTCGCCACCGCCTCCGTCATGCGGGTCTACGGACTCGGACTCCTCGGCCACTGCCTCGTCGGAGCACTGTCCCGGCCCTTCTTCTCGACCGCCCGGCCCACCTGGTTCCCGGCGCTCGCGATGGGCGCCGGACTGCTCGTCAACATCGTGGCCGGAGCCCTCGCCGTCGGCTGGTGGGGGACCTACGGCATCGCCGCCGCCAACGCCGCCGGGATCTCCACCACCGCCGTCCTGCTGCTCACCGGACTCGGCTCCCGGATCATCGCCATCCAGGTCCGCCGGGTCGCCGTCAGCATCAGCCGGCTCGCCGTTTCCGCGGCCGCCGCCTGCGCCACCGGCTGCATCGCGGGCCCGATGATCCCCGACCCGAGGCTCAGCGCCGCCCTCGGCTGCCTCCTGGTCCCGGCCATGTTCGGGGCCACCGGCATGGCCATACGGGCCCTCGAAGTCACCGCCCTACCCGCCCAGATCTCCCAGCTCACCCAGAGGTTCCGCAATGTCCGCTGACACCGACACGGCGCCCGCCGCCGTGCTGGGCCCCGCCCGCCGGACCGCTTCGCCGTGGGTCCTGATGTACCACTCGGTCGCCGAGTTCACCGACCCTGCCGAAGACCCGTACGGGATCACGGTCACCCCCCGCGCCCTGGAGGCCCAGCTGCTGTGGCTGCGCTCCCGCGGCCTGCGCGGGGTGTCGGTCGGCGAACTGCTCCGGGCCCGCGCGGCCGGGCGCGGAGCCGGGCTGGTCGGCCTGACCTTCGACGACGGCTACACCGACTTCCTCACCCGGGCGCTGCCCCTGCTGCGCCGCCACGACTTCACCGCCACCCTCTTCGTCCTCCCCGGACGGCTCGGCGTCGACAACGTGTGGGACCCGCTCGGGCCGCGCAAGTCCCTGCTCACCGCCGAGGGCATCCGCGAAGTCGCCGAGGCCGGACAGGAGATCGGCTCGCACGGGCTGCTCCACCAGGACCTCACCGCGGCCCCCGACGACGTGCTCCTCCAGGAGCTGCGGGGCAGCCGGGACCTGCTCCGCGAGCTGACCGGGACCCTGCCCGAGGGGTTCTGCTACCCGTACGGGCACCTCGACGCCCGGGTCGTCGACGCCACCCGGGCCGCCGGGTACGGCTACGCCTGCGCCATCGACCCCGGGCCGCTCGCAGGCCCGCACGCCCTGCCGCGCACCCACGTCAGCCAGGCGGACGGCGCCGCCCGGCTGCGGATCAAGCAGCTGCGCCACCAGGCGCGGGAGCTGCGGCGGGCGGTGCTCCGGTGAGGGAGGTCAAGGCACTTCACATCATCACCGGGCTCGGCGTCGGCGGGGCCGAGCAGCAACTGCGGCTGCTGCTGCGGCACCTGCCGATGCGCAGCGACGTGCTCACCCTGACCAACCCCGGCCCGGTGGCCGAGGGGCTGCGGGCCGACGGGGTCCGGGTCGTACACCTGGGGATGCGCGGCAACCGGGACCTGGGGGCGCTGCCGCGGCTGGTGAAGTTCATCCGCCGCGGCCAGTACGACCTCGTGCACACCCACCTGTACCGGGCCTGCGTCTACGGGCGCCTGGCCGCCCGGCTCGCGGGCGTCGGGGCGACCGTGGCCACCGAGCACTCCCTCGGCGAGGCCGAGATCGAGGGCCGGCCGCTGTCGGGCGGGGTCCGGGCGCTGTACCTGGCCAGTGAGCGCCTGGGGGCCGCGACCGTGGCCGTCTCGGACACCGTGGCCGCCCGGCTGGAGGGCTGGGGGGTGCCCGCCGCACGGGTGCACGTCGTACCCAACGGGATCGAGGCCGTCCGCTTCCGCTTCGACGAAGGGGTGCGGCGGGCCACGCGGGCCCGGACCGGGCTCCCGGAGCGGGCCTTCGTGGTCGGCGGGGTCGGCCGGCTGGTGCCCGGCAAGCGGTTCGACGTCCTGGTGCGGGCCGTCGCCGCACTTCCGGGCGCCCACCTGCTGCTGGCCGGGGACGGTCCCGAGCGTGCGGCCCTGCGCCTGCTGGCCGCGGAGCTCGGCGCGCAGAGCCGGATCCACCTGCTGGGGGAGCGCGACCCGCTGGGCGACAGCGCGGACGGCCGCACCCCCGGCATCCCGGCGCTGCTGGCCGCGATGGACGTCTTCGTCTCCCCCTCGCGCGAGGAGGCCTTCGGGCTCGCCGTGGTCGAGGCTCTGGCCGCCGGACTGCCCGTCCTGCACGTCACCTGCCCGGCCATCGACGACCTGCCCGCCGACCAGGCCCCCGGTGCCCGCCGCATCGGGCCGGGCACGGAGGAACTGGTCGCCGCCCTGCGCGGCCACATGGAGGCGGGTGCCCGGCGCCTTCCGGCTCCGCCGGTGGTCCGCCGCTACGACATCGCCGGCAGTGCCCGGCGGCTGCTGGACGTCTACGCGCTCGCCCTTGCGGCCGGGTCGGCTGCGCCGGGCTCGGCCGGTTCGCGGGCGGGTGCGGCGCCGTTGCCGGGGGCGCTGCCCCCGGACCCCCGCGCCTCAAACGCCGGCGGGGCTGGAAATGGCCCCGGCGGGGCTGGACGTGGCTCCGGCGGGGCTGAAATCGAAACCCACTCCCTCCCTTCAGGAAGCGAGCAGTGTCATGGCCGATAGCACCGAACAGAAGAAGTCCGAGACGGCTGAGAAGCCCGAGAAGTCCGCGAAGCCCGAGAAGAAGTCCGACCACCGCTCCGGGAAGCCCCGGCGACGGCTGCCGAGGCCACCCGCGTGGTGGCCGCTGCCCGCGTGCGCCCTGCTGGGCCTTGCCGCGGGCGGGGCGTACGGGGTGCTCAAGGCCCCCGAGTACGCCGCCACCAGCTACGTCGTCGCCGTCCCGGACGACACCACCGAGCCGGCCACCGCCCTCGGCTTCGCGCAGGCCTACGCCCGCATCGCGACCAGCAGTTCCACCCTCGCCTACGCCCAGCCCCGCGCAGGACTCGACGCCCGGCGGCTGCGCACCCAGGTGCGGGCCGAGACCTCCCCCGAGTCCCCGATGATCGCCATCACCGGCACCTCCAAGAGCCCGGCCGAGGCCGCCGACATCGCCAACGCGGTGGCCGACGCCCTGTCCCTGAGCAGCAATCAGGCCGCCAAGAACACCGGGGTCCAGCTGCTGCTGTTCAACCAGGCCGTCGCCCCGGCCGAGCCGGCCTCCCCGTCCGCCCCCGTCAGCGGCGCCGTCGGGCTGTGCGCCGGCGGGCTGCTGGGCGGGCTGTGGCTGCTGGCCCGGCCCGGCCGCGGGCGGCGCCAGGAAGACCAGCAGCCCGCCGGGCCCGTGGTCCAGCCGGTCGAGGAGTACGCCTCGCTCCCGGCCCAGGGCGAGCCGGCCTCGGTCAAGGAGAAGGAGTCCGTGCGATGAGTCCGGGCTCCCTCGGGGCCCTGTCGGTGACGCTGTGCCGCGACCCCCGGCAGTTCGCCGCGCTGGAAGAGCCGTGGAACCGGCTCGTCCGCGGCTGCCCCACCGCCACCCCGTTCCAGAGCCACGCCTGGCTGCACTCCTGGTGGCTGTCGTACGGCAAGGACGGCCGGCTGCGGATCGTCCTCGTGCGCCGCGGCGAGGAGCTGGTCGGCGCGGCCGCGCTGATGCTCGTACACCGGCCGCTGCCGCTGCTGGTGCCGCTCGGGGGCTCCATCACCGACCACTTCGACGTGCTCGTGGCCGCGGACCGCGCCGGCCAGGTCATCCCGGCGCTGGCCCGCGGGCTGCACCGGGCCGCCCGCGGCGCGGTCGTCGACCTGCGGGAGGTACGGCCGGGGGCGGCGGCCGAGGAGCTGTACGCGCAGTGGCCCGGAGCCCGTGCCAGGCTCACCGACTCCACCTGCATGGAGCTGCCCGCGCTGCCCTTCGACGAGCTGGTCAGGCGGATGCCGGCCTCCGGGGGCCAGCGGGTCCGGGCCAAGCTCCGCAAGACCGACGCGGCCGGGATCGAGGAGCACGAGGTCACCGAGGCCGAGGTGCCGGGCGGCGTACGGACGCTGCTGCGGCTGCACGAGCGGCAGTGGCGGGGCCGCGGGGTGACCCCCGAGCACCTGCGGCCCCGCTTCGCCGAGCACCTGACCCGGGCCACCCGGCGGATGGTGCGGGCCGGGGAG comes from Streptomyces sp. NBC_01408 and encodes:
- the murJ gene encoding murein biosynthesis integral membrane protein MurJ is translated as MPGGARGPRGVRAAGGPPRPADGRGSGRSAARAATRRGVRGAARTEAGSAGASAPAAPGGNGPAPLGRFLAKAAAVTAGLTAAGAVFGLVRDQTIAHLFGAGHDSDAFLIAWTVPEMASTLLIEDAMALLMVPAFSHALARRAASRAGLTRKEARAQDPVRLLVGATLPRLAVLLAAVASVLVLAAPLVVAVLAPGLPDPALAVQCTRLTALTVVSFGIAGYFSAALRAHRSFVPPAAIYVSYNVGIIGTMVALHTLWGVRAAAAGVAAGGLLMVLVQLPAFIRNVGFGPTRPKGAPRSQRDRDRPTLIAFGVIAPVIFFAVFRQSQVLVERFLAASLPSGAISHLNYAQKVAQMPMVLSLMICTVTFPVVAQAMAGGEREKARRRVEQDLALASLAVLMGTALVIGYAPQIIQVLFERGAFTHQDTLATASVMRVYGLGLLGHCLVGALSRPFFSTARPTWFPALAMGAGLLVNIVAGALAVGWWGTYGIAAANAAGISTTAVLLLTGLGSRIIAIQVRRVAVSISRLAVSAAAACATGCIAGPMIPDPRLSAALGCLLVPAMFGATGMAIRALEVTALPAQISQLTQRFRNVR
- a CDS encoding polysaccharide deacetylase family protein yields the protein MSADTDTAPAAVLGPARRTASPWVLMYHSVAEFTDPAEDPYGITVTPRALEAQLLWLRSRGLRGVSVGELLRARAAGRGAGLVGLTFDDGYTDFLTRALPLLRRHDFTATLFVLPGRLGVDNVWDPLGPRKSLLTAEGIREVAEAGQEIGSHGLLHQDLTAAPDDVLLQELRGSRDLLRELTGTLPEGFCYPYGHLDARVVDATRAAGYGYACAIDPGPLAGPHALPRTHVSQADGAARLRIKQLRHQARELRRAVLR
- a CDS encoding glycosyltransferase, translating into MREVKALHIITGLGVGGAEQQLRLLLRHLPMRSDVLTLTNPGPVAEGLRADGVRVVHLGMRGNRDLGALPRLVKFIRRGQYDLVHTHLYRACVYGRLAARLAGVGATVATEHSLGEAEIEGRPLSGGVRALYLASERLGAATVAVSDTVAARLEGWGVPAARVHVVPNGIEAVRFRFDEGVRRATRARTGLPERAFVVGGVGRLVPGKRFDVLVRAVAALPGAHLLLAGDGPERAALRLLAAELGAQSRIHLLGERDPLGDSADGRTPGIPALLAAMDVFVSPSREEAFGLAVVEALAAGLPVLHVTCPAIDDLPADQAPGARRIGPGTEELVAALRGHMEAGARRLPAPPVVRRYDIAGSARRLLDVYALALAAGSAAPGSAGSRAGAAPLPGALPPDPRASNAGGAGNGPGGAGRGSGGAEIETHSLPSGSEQCHGR
- a CDS encoding lipopolysaccharide biosynthesis protein; the protein is MADSTEQKKSETAEKPEKSAKPEKKSDHRSGKPRRRLPRPPAWWPLPACALLGLAAGGAYGVLKAPEYAATSYVVAVPDDTTEPATALGFAQAYARIATSSSTLAYAQPRAGLDARRLRTQVRAETSPESPMIAITGTSKSPAEAADIANAVADALSLSSNQAAKNTGVQLLLFNQAVAPAEPASPSAPVSGAVGLCAGGLLGGLWLLARPGRGRRQEDQQPAGPVVQPVEEYASLPAQGEPASVKEKESVR
- a CDS encoding GNAT family N-acetyltransferase; protein product: MSPGSLGALSVTLCRDPRQFAALEEPWNRLVRGCPTATPFQSHAWLHSWWLSYGKDGRLRIVLVRRGEELVGAAALMLVHRPLPLLVPLGGSITDHFDVLVAADRAGQVIPALARGLHRAARGAVVDLREVRPGAAAEELYAQWPGARARLTDSTCMELPALPFDELVRRMPASGGQRVRAKLRKTDAAGIEEHEVTEAEVPGGVRTLLRLHERQWRGRGVTPEHLRPRFAEHLTRATRRMVRAGEARLTEFRLDGEAVAANVTLLSAGMSGGYLYGADPDLRTRKVDVATLLLRYEVGRALADGRPVVSFLRGSEPYKNHWRPETVVNQRLLLATPALAPLLRLHESQVTGRERAVDALRETLPAARDWRARLNELRVR